CGTATTTTGAGAAAACAAATCCCCCATGCTTGTGATGGAAAAAACCGGGTGATCCGAATTTCCGATCAAAACCATCCTGGATCTTTCTTCCGAAATCCCGTCGATATGGATCCAGGTATGGGGAGAAAAACTGCCTTCCGTAATGCAGGCTGAAACATAGTATTCATAATCCCCAATTTTTGATAAAAAGACTCTGATCTTTGCAGCAGGGCTTTCTACCAATGCCTGGCGGAACTTTTGTAATTTTGTATTTTGGATGTTGCAGACTTCGTAATAATGATTCAAAACCCTCAGGATATGTTGGAATTCCTCTTTTCGGCTTGTGAGCTCCCTCCAAAGAACGGTTTTCTCTTCGTGCATGTCTTTTACCTCATTTCAGAGGGGTAAAGAACTCTACCGATTGGCTCCCGAATTCGATTCTCACTTGAAAAAAAGTT
The nucleotide sequence above comes from Leptospira kobayashii. Encoded proteins:
- a CDS encoding LIC_13246 family protein, which translates into the protein MHEEKTVLWRELTSRKEEFQHILRVLNHYYEVCNIQNTKLQKFRQALVESPAAKIRVFLSKIGDYEYYVSACITEGSFSPHTWIHIDGISEERSRMVLIGNSDHPVFSITSMGDLFSQNTEPTKEEHLLT